Proteins from a single region of Geothrix sp. PMB-07:
- a CDS encoding peptidylprolyl isomerase, translating to MTRVLLQTDKGDINLELFPKEAPGTVANFVKLIEAGFYDGLAFHRVIPDFVIQGGCPNTKPGASGMPGTGGPGWKIKCETAGNPHKHKLGALSMAHAGPNTGGSQFFICNGSAPSHLDGVHTVFGQCIADADIKVVQAIKANDRIVKATVVEA from the coding sequence ATGACCCGCGTGCTCCTGCAGACTGACAAGGGCGACATCAACCTGGAACTCTTCCCGAAGGAGGCGCCTGGGACCGTGGCGAACTTCGTGAAGCTTATCGAAGCCGGCTTCTACGACGGCCTCGCCTTCCACCGCGTCATTCCTGATTTTGTCATCCAGGGTGGCTGCCCCAACACCAAGCCGGGCGCCTCGGGCATGCCCGGCACGGGCGGCCCCGGCTGGAAGATCAAGTGCGAGACTGCGGGCAACCCCCACAAGCACAAGCTGGGCGCCCTTTCCATGGCCCATGCGGGTCCGAACACGGGCGGCAGCCAGTTTTTCATCTGCAATGGCAGCGCCCCCAGCCACCTCGATGGCGTGCACACGGTCTTCGGCCAGTGCATTGCCGACGCCGATATCAAAGTGGTGCAGGCCATCAAGGCCAACGACCGCATCGTGAAGGCGACGGTCGTCGAGGCCTAG
- a CDS encoding DNA-3-methyladenine glycosylase I, with translation MEKERCGWCGTDPLYIAYHDDEWGVPQHDDRRLFEKLILEGAQAGLSWITILRKREAYRAAYFGFDPERVAAMTDAELEVVLQNPGVVRNRLKVFSARKNARAFLAVQREFGSFDAFLWAFVGGKPKLNHWKTLAEVPAVTQEAEALSKALKKRGFTFVGPTIMYAYMQSLGLVDDHLVTCWKRQG, from the coding sequence GTGGAGAAGGAACGTTGCGGCTGGTGCGGCACAGATCCCCTCTACATCGCCTACCACGATGACGAGTGGGGCGTGCCCCAGCACGATGACCGGCGGCTCTTCGAGAAGCTGATCCTGGAAGGGGCCCAGGCCGGGCTGAGCTGGATCACGATCCTGCGCAAGCGGGAGGCCTACCGGGCCGCTTACTTCGGTTTCGACCCCGAGCGGGTCGCGGCCATGACCGATGCAGAACTGGAAGTCGTCCTCCAGAACCCGGGCGTGGTCCGGAATCGCCTCAAGGTGTTTTCCGCCCGCAAGAACGCCCGGGCCTTCCTGGCGGTGCAGCGCGAGTTCGGCAGCTTCGATGCCTTCCTCTGGGCCTTCGTGGGCGGGAAGCCGAAGCTGAATCACTGGAAAACCCTTGCCGAGGTGCCCGCGGTGACGCAAGAGGCTGAGGCCCTCAGCAAGGCCCTGAAGAAGCGGGGCTTCACCTTTGTCGGACCCACGATCATGTACGCCTACATGCAGTCCCTGGGCCTGGTGGACGACCACCTGGTGACCTGTTGGAAGCGCCAGGGCTGA
- the metG gene encoding methionine--tRNA ligase has translation MSKPFYITTPIYYVNDRPHIGHTYTTVLADVIARFHRMRGEQVFFLTGTDEHGQKVEKAAAARGITPKQLADEVVANYHELWKRMGMTHFRHIRTTDADHRAQVQQLFKRLLDKGDIYKATYKGLYSVSDEAYVTEVQAKELQAQGLAHQLVELEEETYFFRLSAYQDRLLKLYEERPDFVQPDFRFNEVKRFVEGGLQDLSISRTSISWGIPVPGDEKHVIYVWFDALLNYLTGCPANGWPPDLQLVGKDILRFHAVYWPAFLMAAGMFLPTTILAHGWWLMGEDKMSKSKGNVVRPDTLLRFGNDALRFYFMRDMQVGHDRGFSFEGFMDRLNADLANGLGNLASRTLSMIQRYRGGVVPMPSVFDVSDQEVATQLLQVFPEYLEKARANDFHAALNALWTYLRALDGYIVQAEPWKLAKDPANDPKLDAVLANLYRALRATALLVAPVMPELAQTLWESLGHTSKVAETTFHGFALDGPAVGPIGDPKPLFQRIDKEKELSDLETGAGAEVHRRPGGDDPKGASQEVKREEAAGPVETKPTLDVPEIREVVDADTFFKVDLRVGRILEAERVPKSDKLIKMKVDIGLEQRTIVGGIGKAYEPADLLQKLVVVVANLAPRKLMGIESHGMLLAASDNASKPYLVAPPADAQPGFLVK, from the coding sequence GTGTCCAAGCCCTTCTACATCACCACCCCCATCTACTACGTGAACGACCGGCCCCACATCGGCCACACCTACACCACGGTGCTCGCAGATGTGATCGCCCGCTTCCACCGCATGCGCGGCGAGCAGGTGTTCTTCCTCACGGGCACCGACGAGCACGGACAGAAGGTCGAGAAAGCTGCCGCCGCCCGGGGCATCACGCCCAAGCAGCTGGCCGACGAGGTGGTGGCCAACTACCACGAGCTGTGGAAGCGAATGGGGATGACTCACTTCCGCCACATCCGCACCACCGATGCCGACCACCGGGCCCAGGTGCAGCAGCTCTTCAAGCGCCTTCTGGACAAGGGGGACATCTACAAGGCCACCTACAAGGGACTCTACTCCGTCAGCGACGAGGCCTACGTTACCGAGGTGCAGGCCAAGGAACTGCAGGCGCAGGGTCTCGCCCACCAGCTGGTGGAGCTGGAAGAGGAGACCTACTTCTTCCGCCTCAGTGCCTACCAGGATCGCCTTCTGAAGCTCTATGAGGAGCGGCCTGACTTCGTGCAGCCGGATTTCCGCTTCAACGAGGTGAAGCGCTTCGTGGAAGGCGGCCTGCAGGATCTCTCCATCAGCCGCACCAGCATCAGCTGGGGCATTCCCGTGCCCGGGGATGAGAAGCACGTCATCTACGTGTGGTTCGATGCGCTGCTCAACTACCTGACGGGCTGCCCTGCCAATGGATGGCCGCCCGACCTCCAGTTGGTTGGCAAGGACATCCTCCGCTTCCACGCCGTCTATTGGCCCGCCTTCCTCATGGCGGCGGGCATGTTCCTGCCCACGACGATCCTGGCCCACGGCTGGTGGCTCATGGGCGAGGACAAGATGTCCAAGAGCAAGGGCAATGTGGTGCGCCCCGACACGCTGCTGCGCTTCGGCAACGATGCCTTGCGCTTCTACTTCATGCGCGACATGCAGGTCGGTCACGACCGCGGCTTTTCTTTCGAGGGGTTCATGGACCGTCTCAACGCAGATCTGGCCAACGGCCTGGGCAACTTGGCCTCACGCACCCTCAGCATGATCCAGCGTTACCGCGGTGGCGTGGTGCCCATGCCGTCCGTCTTCGATGTGTCCGATCAGGAAGTGGCAACCCAACTGCTCCAAGTCTTCCCCGAGTATCTGGAGAAGGCCCGCGCCAACGACTTCCATGCCGCCCTGAACGCGCTCTGGACCTACCTGCGCGCCCTCGATGGCTACATCGTTCAGGCCGAGCCCTGGAAGCTGGCCAAGGATCCAGCGAACGATCCCAAGCTGGATGCCGTGCTGGCCAACCTCTACCGCGCCTTGCGCGCCACGGCCCTGCTGGTGGCACCGGTGATGCCCGAGCTGGCCCAGACCCTGTGGGAATCCCTTGGACACACCTCGAAGGTGGCCGAGACCACCTTCCATGGCTTCGCCCTGGACGGTCCGGCCGTCGGCCCCATCGGCGATCCGAAACCGCTGTTCCAGCGCATCGACAAGGAGAAGGAATTGAGTGATCTCGAGACCGGAGCAGGAGCGGAGGTCCACCGTCGCCCTGGGGGCGATGACCCGAAGGGCGCTTCACAGGAGGTGAAGCGTGAAGAGGCGGCAGGGCCCGTCGAAACCAAACCCACGCTGGATGTGCCGGAGATCCGCGAGGTGGTGGACGCCGACACCTTCTTCAAAGTGGACCTGCGCGTGGGCCGGATCCTCGAAGCCGAGCGCGTCCCCAAGAGCGATAAGCTCATCAAGATGAAGGTGGACATCGGCCTGGAGCAGCGCACCATCGTGGGCGGCATCGGCAAGGCCTACGAACCCGCGGACCTGCTGCAGAAGCTGGTGGTGGTTGTGGCCAACCTCGCGCCGCGCAAGCTCATGGGCATCGAGAGCCACGGCATGTTGCTGGCCGCCAGCGACAACGCCAGCAAGCCCTACCTGGTGGCGCCTCCCGCCGACGCTCAGCCCGGGTTCCTGGTGAAGTGA
- a CDS encoding arsenate reductase family protein, whose protein sequence is MKPVLWMKSSCTTCRNAKAKLAELGIEVEVRDYFKKPLEATELERLLPSDPGPMLGTKSPKYKELGLKDRKLSKAEAIALMVQDNNLLKRPILVHAKGVIIGFDAAAYGTLVS, encoded by the coding sequence ATGAAACCTGTGCTCTGGATGAAATCCAGCTGCACCACTTGTCGCAACGCCAAGGCGAAGCTGGCCGAGCTGGGCATCGAGGTGGAGGTTCGCGACTACTTCAAGAAGCCGCTGGAGGCCACCGAACTGGAACGGCTGCTGCCCTCTGACCCGGGGCCGATGCTGGGCACCAAGAGCCCCAAGTACAAAGAGCTGGGCTTGAAGGACCGCAAGCTGAGCAAGGCCGAGGCCATCGCGTTGATGGTGCAGGACAACAACCTGCTCAAACGGCCCATCCTGGTGCATGCCAAGGGTGTGATCATTGGCTTTGACGCCGCTGCCTATGGCACCCTGGTGTCCTGA
- a CDS encoding exodeoxyribonuclease III, with translation MRFYSWNVNGFRSVLKKGFMDWLEETEPDVLSLQEIRCEWEEVDLGVRRQLESAYDICWFPATSKKGYAGAATLSKKDLGFSHTKGLGHEGYDAEGRMIVSRKDKLVFIAGYFPNASQGLVRLPFKRQFAKDLSAIVAKHHKAGDQVILTGDMNVAPEEIDLARPKDNTKNPGFTPEEREDFKLYLGTGLVDVLRERNPNTPGLYTWWTARGGARERNVGWRIDLFLASRPLLEKVKEARIHADVLGSDHCPISLELA, from the coding sequence ATGCGCTTCTACAGCTGGAACGTTAATGGTTTCCGTTCGGTCCTGAAGAAGGGCTTCATGGACTGGCTGGAGGAGACGGAACCGGATGTTCTCTCGCTCCAGGAAATCCGCTGCGAATGGGAAGAGGTCGATCTGGGGGTGCGCCGCCAGCTTGAAAGCGCCTACGACATCTGCTGGTTCCCGGCCACGAGCAAGAAGGGCTATGCGGGTGCCGCCACCCTGTCCAAGAAGGACCTGGGCTTCAGCCACACCAAGGGCCTGGGCCACGAAGGCTACGATGCCGAAGGACGCATGATCGTGTCCCGCAAGGACAAGCTGGTCTTCATCGCGGGCTATTTCCCCAACGCCTCCCAGGGGTTGGTGCGCCTGCCTTTCAAGCGCCAGTTCGCCAAGGACCTCTCGGCCATTGTGGCCAAGCATCATAAGGCCGGAGACCAAGTCATCCTCACGGGCGACATGAATGTGGCTCCTGAAGAGATCGATTTGGCGCGTCCCAAAGACAACACCAAGAACCCCGGCTTCACGCCAGAAGAACGCGAAGACTTCAAACTCTATCTGGGAACGGGGCTGGTCGACGTGCTGCGGGAGCGCAATCCGAATACGCCTGGCCTCTACACCTGGTGGACCGCCCGTGGTGGCGCCCGTGAACGGAATGTGGGCTGGAGGATCGACCTCTTCCTCGCCAGTCGACCGCTCTTGGAAAAGGTGAAGGAGGCCCGCATCCATGCGGATGTCCTGGGCTCAGACCACTGTCCGATCAGCCTAGAGCTGGCTTAA
- a CDS encoding carboxypeptidase regulatory-like domain-containing protein — MRRLTLALVLPVACLSIHADSTGRISGKVVNKAGQPIVGAKINLKRTDRNWTKDLISDKTGSFLQVGMEPKDYLMTVTAEGYVALTEQVKIPLGDVVVKNVSLLTANEARAAAGAQVAAADPGAGLDTEGRESFNSAIPLYNSGNFSEALPLIEKSYKTLNEAKEKLKDEKAKEELAPELIKIERVLGICIAQAGAKKEDAEPYLLKALARNAKDERVLMALIETSKAKSDKAAEQKYTTQLETLQGPNPDAYYNKGVDAFNSGRTKEAKTHWLKTLEIAPTYAEAHFMLAMVEFGENNLKGTKQNLEKYLELAPNGKNAATAKEMLKDPSLKRIK, encoded by the coding sequence ATGCGACGCCTCACCCTCGCCCTCGTGCTCCCCGTGGCCTGCCTGTCGATCCATGCGGATTCGACCGGACGAATCTCCGGTAAGGTTGTCAATAAGGCCGGTCAGCCGATAGTCGGTGCCAAGATCAACCTAAAACGCACTGATCGGAATTGGACTAAGGACCTTATCTCAGATAAAACCGGAAGCTTTCTCCAAGTCGGCATGGAGCCTAAGGATTACCTAATGACCGTCACTGCCGAAGGCTACGTGGCCTTGACTGAACAGGTAAAAATTCCATTGGGCGACGTGGTTGTCAAAAATGTTTCATTGCTCACGGCCAATGAGGCGCGGGCGGCCGCAGGAGCTCAAGTCGCAGCCGCAGACCCTGGTGCTGGTCTCGATACAGAAGGTCGAGAGTCCTTTAATTCAGCCATACCTCTATACAACTCCGGGAATTTTTCCGAAGCACTGCCTCTCATCGAGAAATCCTACAAGACCCTTAACGAAGCCAAGGAAAAACTGAAAGACGAAAAGGCTAAAGAGGAACTCGCACCCGAACTCATCAAAATCGAGCGGGTTCTAGGCATCTGCATCGCCCAGGCCGGCGCCAAAAAGGAAGATGCCGAACCTTACCTCCTGAAGGCCCTCGCGCGTAATGCCAAGGACGAGCGGGTGCTCATGGCCCTCATCGAAACCAGCAAGGCCAAATCCGACAAAGCCGCTGAGCAGAAATACACCACCCAGCTCGAAACCCTGCAGGGACCCAACCCGGATGCCTACTACAACAAGGGCGTGGATGCCTTCAATTCCGGTCGAACCAAAGAGGCCAAAACACATTGGCTGAAGACGCTGGAAATTGCTCCGACCTATGCGGAGGCCCACTTCATGCTGGCCATGGTCGAATTTGGTGAGAACAACCTGAAGGGCACCAAGCAGAATCTGGAGAAGTACCTCGAGTTGGCTCCCAATGGCAAGAATGCCGCGACGGCCAAGGAAATGCTGAAGGATCCTTCCCTGAAGCGGATTAAGTAG
- a CDS encoding DUF1844 domain-containing protein: MNPAMPEASLTALMHLLAEQALLAMGVPHPMMKDAPPANPAVARFYVDLVAVLKEKTEGARTDAETAQLDEILYQLRMRAMDLKPAAETPVVPK, translated from the coding sequence ATGAACCCCGCGATGCCGGAAGCGTCCTTGACGGCCCTGATGCACCTCCTCGCCGAGCAGGCACTCCTGGCCATGGGGGTGCCTCATCCCATGATGAAGGACGCTCCGCCAGCGAATCCTGCCGTGGCACGCTTCTACGTGGACCTGGTCGCTGTGCTCAAAGAAAAAACTGAAGGCGCGCGCACTGACGCGGAAACGGCCCAGCTCGATGAAATCCTCTATCAGTTGCGAATGAGGGCCATGGATCTCAAACCCGCAGCGGAAACGCCGGTGGTGCCGAAGTGA
- a CDS encoding tetratricopeptide repeat protein has translation MEFLQAFRHVCLAIGVSCAVWAAPPTGAPAPAAPVAAAATVTPLPAIALSHRTQHLMTALAKGDQEAVRAAQLEVEALRRTYSTLDVAPLIEAMALWSRQQGMAGKSALGLEGLQAVERWAPDHPTLLGTRIILMRQQGIHGWFWSFPDVLRLSRQRIDHPAHRWLWLVQHLGMIRLSATLLLWGWALTMGLRYRNVLRHLWEEPLKHRGMAPALAALIGALVLTGPVILGLDPMAAAMLWLFLLAPFLTTSEVKVATFILLLQLVHPALAALEPWAAREPQPSLATLQLQPQVQPVPATLLRFLPSADQDFLKGWGHLQNLEWAEAATVFQGLVGQHPDQAAVLNNLGVARFQSGDVAGADQAFDMALATGPKMEVLLNQSILAFNRLDTTLGASKRDEAQAAAPEAYTLLIALNDAQKDIRTYPMALRDTPERVQALMDGGGESKGAETLRLTERTFLFALLLPIIGLLAFLVRVRASIRMAHPTQCIRCGEPFHTTDSPDVEVCQKCHHLFVLRDGLHAENRKKKLDEVADHQQSTRWIHKALIVLLPGCDLAFLGETREGLVEFLPFCLAVGMVLATGRSVRYPGEILADPTSTWLAVGAALVALFYVRSWLKLIMRRA, from the coding sequence ATGGAATTCCTGCAGGCCTTCCGGCATGTCTGCCTGGCCATTGGCGTTTCTTGCGCGGTTTGGGCTGCGCCACCCACAGGGGCTCCCGCGCCGGCGGCCCCCGTCGCCGCTGCGGCCACTGTCACCCCGCTTCCCGCGATTGCCTTGAGTCATCGCACCCAGCACCTGATGACGGCTTTGGCAAAGGGCGACCAGGAGGCGGTTCGCGCGGCCCAATTGGAGGTAGAGGCCCTGCGCCGCACCTATTCCACTTTGGACGTGGCGCCCCTCATCGAAGCCATGGCCCTCTGGTCCCGCCAGCAGGGTATGGCGGGAAAAAGCGCCTTGGGTTTGGAAGGCCTGCAAGCCGTGGAACGCTGGGCACCGGATCATCCGACCCTGCTGGGCACTCGGATCATCCTCATGCGCCAGCAGGGCATCCATGGCTGGTTCTGGAGTTTCCCGGACGTGCTCCGCTTGAGCCGTCAGCGCATCGATCATCCAGCCCACCGCTGGCTCTGGCTGGTTCAGCACCTGGGTATGATCCGCCTCTCGGCGACCCTTCTGCTCTGGGGTTGGGCCCTGACCATGGGGCTGCGCTACCGCAATGTGCTACGGCATCTGTGGGAGGAACCCCTGAAGCACAGGGGCATGGCTCCGGCCCTGGCGGCCTTGATCGGTGCTCTCGTGCTGACTGGCCCCGTCATTCTCGGCTTGGATCCCATGGCCGCGGCCATGTTGTGGCTTTTCCTGCTCGCGCCCTTCCTCACCACTTCCGAAGTGAAGGTCGCCACGTTTATTCTGCTGCTTCAGCTGGTTCACCCGGCCCTGGCGGCCCTGGAGCCCTGGGCGGCCCGGGAACCCCAGCCGAGTCTGGCCACGCTGCAACTGCAGCCGCAGGTGCAACCGGTGCCAGCAACCCTGCTGCGCTTCCTCCCGTCGGCCGACCAGGATTTCCTCAAGGGCTGGGGACATCTGCAGAACCTGGAGTGGGCCGAGGCAGCCACGGTTTTCCAGGGGCTGGTTGGACAGCATCCAGATCAGGCCGCGGTGCTGAACAACCTCGGCGTTGCCCGTTTCCAGTCCGGAGATGTCGCCGGGGCCGATCAGGCCTTCGACATGGCGCTGGCCACGGGGCCCAAGATGGAGGTGCTCCTGAACCAGAGCATCCTGGCTTTCAACCGTCTCGATACCACCCTGGGCGCTTCGAAGCGGGACGAGGCCCAGGCCGCGGCTCCCGAGGCCTACACCCTGCTCATCGCCCTTAACGACGCCCAGAAGGACATCCGCACCTATCCCATGGCGCTGCGCGACACGCCTGAGCGGGTGCAGGCGCTTATGGATGGGGGCGGAGAAAGCAAGGGGGCTGAGACCCTGCGTCTGACGGAGCGCACCTTCCTCTTCGCGCTGCTCCTCCCCATCATCGGCCTGTTGGCCTTCCTGGTTCGGGTGCGGGCCAGCATCCGCATGGCCCATCCCACCCAGTGCATCCGCTGCGGCGAACCTTTTCACACCACCGACAGCCCGGATGTTGAAGTCTGCCAGAAGTGCCACCACCTGTTCGTCCTGCGGGATGGGCTCCATGCGGAGAACCGGAAGAAGAAGCTGGATGAGGTGGCCGATCACCAGCAGTCCACCCGCTGGATCCACAAGGCCCTCATCGTCCTGCTTCCCGGTTGCGACCTGGCATTCCTGGGCGAAACCAGAGAAGGCCTGGTGGAATTCCTGCCCTTCTGCCTGGCCGTGGGCATGGTGCTTGCCACAGGCCGATCAGTTCGCTATCCCGGCGAGATCCTGGCGGATCCCACCTCCACCTGGCTGGCCGTCGGGGCAGCCCTGGTGGCGCTCTTCTACGTTCGTTCCTGGCTGAAGCTCATCATGAGGAGGGCCTGA
- a CDS encoding DUF4388 domain-containing protein, giving the protein MALEGSLRDFDLFSLFNMIKIQGKNGTLVLSQGQEFVKVFFENGEIVGCDSNQVRMEDRLGTMLVRLGRLTGEELLAMVQIQRQTLKRMGTLLMESGKVASSDLQDALFNQATAILHRTFRWVEGDYRFDSMLPPDLDRDHFVPIPVDTVLMEAARIQDEWPEVERRLPGMDTALARSPRAQALHLDIDRDVSLLLDGKGGQLSQGSSGLTHEQEMVLSYFDHPQTVNEIVQISRYEELDTCKTVADLIEAGLLEPISGDAPKVVRPWVVDGQYDLAPPEWESSRLLWPLVALCFLVPLALYVPHHRGSMNMGLASLQPVDVRVVPEGPTRLRQAWALRMASPQDGGLALATNLGRPLDGPNPVPDFSKQPDPMSAPHPPAPEAVLPPKKN; this is encoded by the coding sequence ATGGCATTGGAAGGCTCCCTCCGCGATTTTGACCTCTTCTCCTTGTTCAACATGATCAAGATCCAGGGGAAGAACGGCACCCTGGTGCTTTCCCAGGGGCAGGAGTTCGTCAAAGTCTTCTTCGAGAACGGCGAGATTGTCGGCTGCGATTCCAATCAGGTGCGCATGGAGGACCGCCTGGGCACCATGCTGGTGCGGCTGGGCCGGTTGACGGGCGAAGAACTTCTGGCGATGGTTCAGATCCAGCGTCAGACCCTCAAGCGCATGGGCACCCTGCTCATGGAAAGCGGCAAGGTCGCCTCGTCGGACCTTCAGGACGCCCTGTTCAATCAAGCCACGGCCATCCTCCACCGCACCTTCCGGTGGGTGGAAGGGGATTACCGGTTCGATTCCATGCTGCCGCCGGATCTGGACCGCGATCATTTCGTACCGATTCCTGTGGACACTGTGCTGATGGAGGCTGCGCGCATCCAGGACGAATGGCCTGAGGTGGAGCGGCGGCTGCCGGGGATGGATACCGCCCTGGCACGCTCACCGAGGGCCCAGGCCCTCCATCTGGATATCGACCGGGATGTTTCGCTGCTGCTGGATGGCAAGGGCGGACAGCTCTCCCAGGGCAGTTCCGGACTTACCCACGAGCAGGAGATGGTCCTTTCGTATTTCGACCATCCGCAGACCGTCAACGAGATCGTCCAGATCAGCCGCTACGAGGAACTGGATACCTGCAAGACCGTGGCGGACCTCATCGAGGCTGGCCTGCTGGAGCCCATCTCTGGAGACGCGCCCAAGGTGGTGCGCCCCTGGGTGGTGGATGGCCAGTACGACCTGGCGCCTCCGGAATGGGAATCCAGTCGGCTGTTGTGGCCCCTGGTGGCCCTCTGCTTCCTGGTGCCGCTCGCCCTCTACGTGCCCCATCACCGGGGGTCCATGAACATGGGGCTCGCCAGTTTGCAGCCGGTGGATGTCCGGGTGGTGCCTGAGGGACCCACGCGCCTTCGGCAGGCCTGGGCGCTCCGGATGGCTTCGCCTCAGGATGGCGGTCTCGCTCTGGCCACGAATCTGGGACGGCCCCTTGACGGCCCCAACCCCGTGCCCGACTTCTCGAAGCAGCCCGATCCCATGTCCGCGCCGCATCCGCCCGCTCCCGAAGCTGTTCTCCCCCCCAAGAAGAATTAA
- a CDS encoding thymidine kinase produces MFVHQRQGSLEVICGPMFSGKSEELIRRIKRAIIAKQKVQVFKPALDDRYDASAVASHSQRKHEAIAVKDTTELLRHLDPEAQVVALDEAQFLDEGLIPIIEDLANRGVRVIAGGLDQDSNGEPFGIMPILLAKADYVTKLQAICMVCGALASRTQRMVHTGGQVLVGAADAYEARCRHCHEVPHATGDRLLEDLSQGS; encoded by the coding sequence ATGTTCGTGCACCAGCGCCAGGGTTCCCTGGAGGTGATTTGCGGTCCCATGTTCTCCGGCAAGTCCGAGGAACTCATCCGCCGCATCAAGCGGGCCATCATCGCCAAGCAGAAGGTGCAGGTCTTCAAGCCGGCTCTGGACGACCGCTATGATGCCTCCGCCGTGGCCAGCCACAGCCAGCGCAAGCACGAGGCCATCGCTGTGAAGGACACCACGGAACTGCTGCGGCACCTGGATCCCGAGGCGCAGGTGGTGGCACTCGATGAGGCACAGTTCTTGGATGAAGGTCTGATTCCCATCATCGAGGACTTGGCCAATCGCGGGGTTCGCGTCATCGCTGGCGGCCTGGACCAGGATTCCAATGGAGAGCCTTTCGGCATCATGCCGATCCTGCTGGCGAAGGCAGACTATGTCACCAAGCTCCAGGCCATTTGCATGGTCTGCGGGGCTCTGGCGAGCCGCACGCAGCGCATGGTGCACACGGGCGGCCAGGTGCTGGTGGGCGCCGCCGATGCCTATGAGGCCCGCTGCCGCCACTGCCATGAGGTGCCCCACGCCACGGGGGATCGGCTGCTGGAGGACCTCAGCCAGGGCTCCTGA
- a CDS encoding acyl-CoA dehydrogenase family protein gives MAGAYATFTHLTDYMGFEGLLTDEERMIRESARKFVNAEVLPIIEQHAQAQTFPKQLIPMMGELGFYGPSLPEEYGCMGVSNVAYGLLMYELERGDSGLRSFASVQGSLVMYPIYAYGSEEQRKYWLPKLATGEKVGCFGLTEPDFGSNPGGMLTKAVKEPGGKWRLNGTKMWITNGTVADVAVVWAQTEEGIRGFLVEKGTPGFSAPEMKGKWSLRASTTSELVLEDVIVDEAKSLLPNVKGLKGPLGCLTQARYGIAWGALGAADACYQCALDYAKSRIQFDKPIASYQLQQEKLAWMVTELTKGQLLVYQLGRLKDAKTYTTAQVSMAKMNNVNVALEICRKARTILGANGILDEYPVMRHMANLESVYTYEGTHDMHTLIIGQEVTGIPAYR, from the coding sequence ATGGCTGGCGCCTACGCCACCTTCACCCACCTCACCGACTACATGGGCTTCGAGGGTCTGCTGACCGACGAAGAACGCATGATCCGCGAGTCGGCCCGCAAGTTCGTCAATGCCGAGGTGCTGCCCATCATCGAGCAGCACGCCCAGGCGCAGACCTTTCCCAAGCAGCTCATTCCGATGATGGGCGAGCTGGGCTTCTACGGTCCCTCGCTGCCCGAGGAATACGGCTGCATGGGCGTCTCCAACGTGGCCTACGGCCTGCTGATGTACGAGCTGGAGCGCGGCGATTCGGGCCTGCGTTCCTTCGCCTCCGTGCAAGGCAGTCTGGTGATGTATCCCATCTATGCCTATGGCAGCGAGGAGCAGCGCAAATACTGGCTGCCCAAGCTGGCCACCGGCGAGAAGGTGGGCTGCTTCGGCCTCACCGAGCCCGACTTCGGTTCCAACCCGGGCGGCATGCTCACCAAGGCCGTGAAGGAACCCGGAGGCAAGTGGCGCCTCAACGGCACCAAGATGTGGATCACCAACGGCACCGTGGCGGATGTGGCCGTGGTGTGGGCCCAGACCGAAGAGGGCATCCGCGGCTTCCTGGTGGAGAAGGGCACGCCGGGCTTCAGCGCCCCCGAGATGAAGGGCAAGTGGAGCCTGCGCGCCTCCACCACCTCCGAGCTGGTGCTGGAGGATGTCATCGTCGACGAGGCCAAGTCCCTGCTGCCCAATGTGAAAGGCCTGAAGGGCCCCCTGGGTTGTCTCACACAGGCCCGCTACGGCATCGCCTGGGGCGCCCTCGGCGCTGCCGACGCATGCTACCAGTGCGCGCTCGACTACGCCAAGAGCCGCATCCAGTTCGACAAGCCCATCGCCAGCTACCAGCTGCAGCAGGAGAAGCTGGCCTGGATGGTCACCGAGCTCACCAAGGGCCAGCTGCTGGTGTACCAGCTGGGGCGCCTGAAGGATGCCAAGACCTACACCACGGCCCAGGTCTCCATGGCCAAGATGAACAACGTGAACGTGGCCCTCGAGATCTGCCGCAAGGCCCGCACCATCCTGGGCGCCAACGGCATCCTCGACGAGTACCCGGTCATGCGCCACATGGCGAACCTTGAGAGCGTCTACACCTACGAGGGGACGCACGACATGCACACCCTTATCATCGGCCAGGAGGTCACTGGGATCCCCGCCTATCGCTGA